From Sceloporus undulatus isolate JIND9_A2432 ecotype Alabama chromosome 6, SceUnd_v1.1, whole genome shotgun sequence, one genomic window encodes:
- the DHX8 gene encoding ATP-dependent RNA helicase DHX8, translating into MADPAEELAKLEYLSLVSKVCTELDNHLGINDKDLAEFVINLAEKNATFDAFKAALVKNGAEFTDSLISNLLRLIQTMRPPAKPSTSKDAVKPKTEKEKLRELFPALCRPNNPIVRTMLDEDDVKVAADALKELEALMPTAGKQEKHRSSEERTKKKHRSRSRSRDRDRKRKRKSSSRSRTRERHKGKSRYRSRSRSPSWDRKEREKPVEKSNERWRDKHVDRPPPEEPSIGDIYNGKVTSIMQFGCFVQLEGLRKRWEGLVHISELRREGRVANVADVVSKGQRVKVKVLSFTGSKTSLSMKDVDQDTGEDLNPNRRRNLVGEAEETAMRNPDRPTHLSLVSAPEVEDDTLERKRLTRISDPEKWEIKQMIAANVLSKEEFPDFDEETGILPKVDDEEDEDLEIELVEEEPPFLRGHTKQSMDMSPIKIVKNPDGSLSQAAMMQSALAKERRELKQAQREAEMDSIPMGLNKHWVDPLPDVDGRQIAANMRGIGMMPNDIPEWKKHAFGGNKASYGKKTQLSIIEQRESLPIFRLKDQLIQAVHDNQILIVIGETGSGKTTQITQYLAEAGYTSRGKIGCTQPRRVAAMSVAKRVSEEFGCCLGQEVGYTIRFEDCTSPETVIKYMTDGMLLRECLIDPDLTQYAIIMLDEAHERTIHTDVLFGLLKKTVQKRQDMKLIVTSATLDAVKFSQYFYEAPIFTIPGRTYPVEILYTKEPETDYLDASLITVMQIHLTEPPGDILVFLTGQEEIDTACEILYERMKSLGPDVPELIILPVYSALPSEMQTRIFDPAPPGSRKVVIATNIAETSLTIDGIYYVVDPGFVKQKVYNSKTGIDQLVVTPISQAQAKQRAGRAGRTGPGKCYRLYTERAYRDEMLTTNVPEIQRTNLASTVLSLKAMGINDLLSFDFMDAPPMETLITAMEQLYTLGALDDEGLLTRLGRRMAEFPLEPMLCKMLIMSVHLGCSEEMLTIVSMLSVQNVFYRPKDKQALADQKKAKFHQTEGDHLTLLAVYNSWKNNKFSNPWCYENFIQARSLRRAQDIRKQMLGIMDRHKLDVVSCGKATVRVQKAICSGFFRNAAKKDPQEGYRTLIDQQVVYIHPSSALFNRQPEWVVYHELVLTTKEYMREVTTIDPRWLVEFAPAFFKVSDPTKLSKQKKQQRLEPLYNRYEEPNAWRISRAFRRR; encoded by the exons CTGAATTTGTGATAAACCTTGCAGAAAAAAACGCAACCTTTGATGCATTCAAGGCAGCCTTGGTGAAGAATGGCGCTGAGTTTACT GATTCACTCATCAGCAACCTGCTACGTCTTATACAAACAATGCGACCTCCTGCGAAACCTTCAACTAGCAAAG ATGCTGTTaaaccaaaaacagaaaaagaaaaattaagggAATTGTTTCCAGCCCTCTGTAGGCCAAACAACCCCATTGTCAGG ACAATGCTAGATGAAGATGATGTGAAAGTGGCTGCTGATGCCCTGAAGGAATTGGAAGCATTGATGCCAAcagcaggcaaacaggagaaacacCGGAGCAGTGAGGAACG GACCAAGAAAAAACACAGGAGTCGCAGCCGCAGTAGGGATCGGGATCGAAAGCGGAAACGAAAGTCCTCCTCTCGCTCTCGGACACGAGAGCGACATAAGGGTAAATCAAGGTACCGCTCCAGGAGTAGAAGCCCCAGTTGGGATCGCAAGGAGCGAGAGAAGCCTGTGGAGAAAAGCAATGAGCGATGGAGGGATAAGCATGTGGACCGGCCCCCACCTGAAGAACCTTCCATTGGGGATATCTACAATGGCAAAGTCACCAGCATCATGCAATTTGGCTGCTTTGTCCAGCTCGAAGGACTCAG GAAGCGTTGGGAAGGACTGGTCCATATTTCAGAGCTGCGCCGGGAGGGACGTGTTGCAAATGTGGCTGATGTGGTGAGCAAAGGCCAGAGGGTCAAGGTCAAAGTGTTGTCCTTCACCGGCTCTAAAACCAGCCTCAGTATGAAG GATGTAGATCAAGATACAGGGGAAGATTTGAACCCAAACAGGCGTCGGAATCTTGTTGGAGAGGCTGAAGAGACAGCCATGCGAAATCCAGATCGGCCCACTCACCTCTCTTTGGTCAGCGCTCCTGAAGTAGAGGATGATACATTGGAGCGAAAGCGTCTCACTCGCATTTCAGACCCAGAGAAATGGGAAATCAAGCAG ATGATTGCTGCCAATGTGTTGTCCAAGGAGGAGTTCCCTGACTTTGATGAGGAAACAGGAATTCTGCCAAAGGTTGATGATGAGGAAG ATGAAGATCTGGAAATTGAATTGGTAGAAGAGGAGCCACCATTCTTGAGAGGTCACACAAAGCAGAGCATGGACATGAGCCCCATCAAAATTGTAAAG AATCCTGATGGCTCCCTGTCTCAAGCAGCCATGATGCAAAGTGCACTAGCTAAAGAGAGGAGAGAACTGAAGCAAGCACAGCGGGAAGCAGAGATGGATTCTATCCCCATGGGACTCAATAAACACTGGGTGGATCCTCTTCCAGATG tGGATGGGAGGCAAATTGCTGCTAACATGCGGGGTATTGGTATGATGCCCAACGACATCCCAGAGTGGAAGAAACATGCTTTTGGGGGCAATAAAGCTTCTTATGGCAAAAAGACTCAGCTGTCAATTATTGAGCAGAGGGAAAGTCTCCCTATTTTCCGTCTGAAGGACCAGCTTATTCAG GCTGTCCATGATAACCAGATTCTAATAGTCATTGGAGAGACTGGTTCTGGGAAAACTACACAGATCACTCAGTATCTAGCCGAAGCTGGCTATACCTCTCGTGGGAAGATAGGCTGCACTCAGCCTCGCCGAGTGGCTGCCATGTCTGTTGCTAAGAGGGTATCAGAAGAGTTTGGTTGCTGTTTGGGCCAAGAG GTTGGCTACACTATCCGATTTGAGGATTGCACCAGCCCTGAGACAGTGATCAAGTACATGACAGATGGTATGCTGCTGCGAGAGTGCCTCATCGACCCAGATCTGACACAATATGCCATCATCATGCTGGATGAAGCCCACGAGCGCACCATACACACTGATGTGCTCTTTGGTCTCCTGAAAAAG ACAGTTCAGAAGAGACAGGACATGAAATTGATTGTGACGTCAGCCACCCTTGATGCAGTGAAGTTCTCTCAATACTTCTATGAAGCCCCGATCTTTACCATCCCAGGCAGAACGTACCCAGTTGAGATACTCTACACTAAAGAGCCAGAGACAGATTACCTGGATGCCAGCCTGATTACTGTCATGCAAATTCACTTGACAGAGCCACCAG GAGACATCCTGGTGTTTTTGACTGGCCAGGAGGAGATCGACACTGCCTGTGAAATTCTCTATGAGCGGATGAAATCTCTGGGTCCTGACGTGCCTGAGCTGATCATCTTGCCTGTGTATTCAGCACTGCCCAGTGAAATGCAAACACGGATTTTTGATCCGGCTCCCCCAGGCAGCCGAAAG GTAGTCATTGCCACAAACATCGCTGAAACGTCACTTACAATCGATGGCATCTATTATGTGGTAGATCCTGGCTTTGTGAAACAGAAAGTGTACAACTCTAAGACAGGGATTGATCAGCTGGTTGTGACACCAATTTCCCAG GCACAAGCAAAGCAACGAGCTGGGAGAGCTGGGAGAACAGGCCCTGGCAAGTGCTACCGACTCTACACAGAGCGTGCCTACCGTGATGAGATGCTGACCACCAATGTACCTGAGATCCAGAGGACCAACTTGGCCAGCACTGTGTTATCTCTCAAG GCTATGGGAATCAATGACCTGCTCTCTTTTGATTTTATGGATGCTCCCCCAATGGAAACACTCATCACTGCAATGGAGCAGCTGTATACCTTGGGAGCCCTGGATGATGAGGGGCTACTCACTCGACTAGGGCGCCGG ATGGCAGAATTTCCCTTGGAGCCTATGCTGTGCAAGATGCTCATCATGTCAGTACACCTGGGTTGCAGTGAAGAGATGCTCACTATAGTCTCAATGTTGTCTGTACAGAATGTATTTTACCGGCCCAAG GACAAGCAAGCTCTTGCTGACCAGAAGAAAGCCAAGTTCCACCAGACTGAAGGTGACCACCTCACACTTCTGGCTGTTTACAACTCCTGGAAAAACAACAAGTTCTCCAATCCTTGGTGCTATGAAAATTTCATCCAAGCCCGCTCACTACGCAGGGCCCAGGATATCCGTAAACAGATGCTGGGTATTATGGATAG GCACAAGCTGGATGTAGTATCATGCGGAAAAGCAACAGTGCGAGTCCAGAAAGCCATTTGCAGTGGTTTCTTCCGCAATGCAGCCAAGAAAGACCCCCAGGAGGGTTATCGGACCTTGATTGACCAGCAGGTGGTCTACATCCATCCCTCAAGTGCCCTGTTCAATCGCCAGCCTGAATG GGTGGTATACCATGAACTGGTGCTAACAACCAAGGAATATATGCGAGAAGTCACCACCATAGATCCCCGCTGGCTGGTGGAGTTTGCCCCAGCCTTCTTCAAGGTCTCTGACCCCACAAAACTGAGCAAACAGAAGAAACAGCAGCGTCTCGAGCCACTTTACAATCGTTATGAGGAACCCAATGCCTGGAGGATATCACGGGCATTCAGGCGTCGATGA